The Prosthecobacter vanneervenii genome has a segment encoding these proteins:
- a CDS encoding LOG family protein translates to MPAPTLLDREPEPGTSLSGAPATPKTTVAAIHADEQFCSTLVDRALLSGPNRRLKDLQLLFSVAKDFMQGFRALHFVGPCITVFGSARFAEDHPYYKLARDMGAALARMGFTVMTGGGPGIMEAANRGAKDAGGRSVGCNIRLPFEQSHNPYLDRWVTMDHFFVRKTLLIKYSYGFIIMPGGFGTMDEMFEALTLIQTRKIKNFPIVIMGTDFWPEMRQFMEHMLRGATISPEDMDLIKWTDSVDEAVAHLQEKAVTQFGLRRDRVPECNPLLGEKALEGVC, encoded by the coding sequence ATGCCTGCTCCAACCCTTCTCGACCGGGAGCCTGAACCTGGCACCTCGCTCTCAGGCGCTCCTGCCACTCCCAAAACCACTGTGGCCGCCATCCATGCAGACGAGCAGTTTTGCAGCACGCTGGTGGACCGCGCCCTGCTCAGCGGGCCGAACCGCCGCCTGAAGGACCTGCAGCTGCTCTTCAGCGTGGCAAAGGATTTCATGCAGGGCTTTCGCGCGCTGCACTTTGTGGGCCCGTGCATCACCGTCTTTGGCTCGGCGCGCTTTGCGGAAGACCACCCCTACTACAAGCTGGCGCGGGACATGGGCGCGGCGCTGGCGCGCATGGGCTTCACCGTGATGACCGGCGGCGGCCCCGGCATCATGGAAGCGGCGAATCGTGGCGCGAAAGATGCTGGTGGGCGCAGCGTGGGCTGCAACATCCGCCTTCCCTTTGAGCAGAGCCACAATCCCTACCTGGACCGGTGGGTGACGATGGATCACTTCTTTGTGCGCAAGACCCTGCTCATCAAATACAGCTACGGCTTCATCATCATGCCCGGCGGCTTTGGCACGATGGATGAGATGTTTGAGGCGCTGACGCTGATCCAGACGCGCAAGATCAAGAACTTCCCCATCGTGATCATGGGCACCGATTTCTGGCCGGAGATGCGGCAGTTCATGGAGCACATGCTGCGCGGCGCCACCATCAGCCCGGAGGACATGGACCTCATCAAATGGACCGACAGTGTGGACGAGGCGGTGGCGCATCTGCAGGAAAAGGCGGTGACGCAGTTTGGCCTGCGCCGCGACCGCGTGCCTGAGTGCAATCCGCTGCTGGGTGAAAAGGCGCTTGAAGGTGTGTGCTGA